From the Gadus chalcogrammus isolate NIFS_2021 chromosome 15, NIFS_Gcha_1.0, whole genome shotgun sequence genome, one window contains:
- the LOC130404595 gene encoding G2/M phase-specific E3 ubiquitin-protein ligase-like, with protein sequence MPLYVFQIENAASLDDLRDSILRHSTMLQTACCLRHVAAVEQKKEIVADYLHWHVIDRNSSVIDRFKDGLSALEFLGALKQHPALLTPVLCHVDKKLTGLDLERVFKPDLSPSGSNRRLKENQTLAYWADYLLDCEEGEAAVSVEDVLMFSTGLRSLPPAGLDPLPQLEFLDNSPFPMANTCGNVLKLPLLDSYGVFKTQMDFGMQNSPGFGCF encoded by the exons ATGCCTCTTTATGTCTTTCAGATTGAGAATGCTGCGTCATTGGATGATCTGCGAGACAGTATTTTAAGACACAGCACAATGTTGCAGACAGCTTGCTGTCTTAGACATGTGGCTGCTGtcgaacaaaaaaaagagattgTGGCAGACTACCTCCATTGGCACGTCATTGACCGCAACTCCTCTGTAATTGACAG ATTCAAAGATGGTCTGTCAGCCCTTGAGTTTCTTGGTGCACTGAAGCAACACCCTGCTTTGCTGACCCCTGTCCTGTGCCACGTCGACAAGAAACTCACTGGCTTAGACCTTGAGAGGGTCTTCAAACCTGATCTCAGTCCTTCAGGAAGTAACAGAAGACTGAAAGAAAACCAAACATTGGCCTACTGGGCAGACTATCTTCTGGATTGTGAAG AAGGAGAGGCTGCTGTGTCTGTGGAGGACGTGTTGATGTTTTCAACTGGACTGAGATCCCTTCCCCCAGCTGGCTTAGACCCACTTCCACAATTAGAGTTCCTAGATAACTCGCCATTTCCAATGGCAAACACTTGTGGAAATGTCTTAAAACTACCACTCCTAGATTCTTACGGAGTGTTTAAGACACAAATGGACTTTGGAATGCAAAATAGTCCAGGATTTGGCTGTTTTTGA